One genomic segment of Streptomyces sp. NBC_00239 includes these proteins:
- a CDS encoding FG-GAP repeat domain-containing protein — protein MGRTARPQRRHHRGAAAFVTASLVLGAAAVLPAGTAHAAAAPAPWSGVKSLSSANSVMRELVVATSGIAVTAWDEYDATAGLYRLYVAARPADSDTWGPRTELGTSKITGREVKLLARADGSVLALWTERPNQPSEYTGTKETLVRTATLPAGATTGWSAPYDLIGPQHAGVQISSVDLVEGPGGRLGATWLSIPTIQTMRAEVVATTRGTDGTWTPAGVVSNIAQYPGAVASAPQITLDANGGAVVAYTMNESANATVMTNSRAAETGAWGTPARFTTPSTGTREPTLATDPFGWTYMVWRDAAGTFQMTHRSSAGADWSQPQTVVSGVGDPLKTPEPLLAPDGDISLVWFDRSSANRGVRAASFESSNGTWGGPQNLNTAFPNQQIDVSMARDGSVHVVWPQSSPSSSITELLHAVRGGSSWSAAKELPAIGSGGDGDALHGEIAAVTADKVTAVWDPRHAGQSTRVIVAARTAWPKLAVEYSLVQPTADLKGSTSTSLVWQPTWTMNTPVSSWTLTLTDPAGKTLRTLTGAAGTTTIAAAWNGRTSSGTLAPNGRHTWTLKAVHAGSGVSSTVATGPLSVTGGAAVFRDFGGHNDVPDGLGDILTLTSTGKLEYLYGQLPKGDFEVGKSGTGWSSSIKVVPFGDLTGDRCNDLLVRTGESLRLYKPACGAAPTTNTAYTVLGTAGWGQYDVMTAVGDVTKDGRPDMLARTAATGAVYLYKGTAEGKLAARVKLFADWRGYKKVIGTGDLNGDGVGDLIAQDKSNELWRLDGTGAGTFKTRVKLADDWGSSYNLLLGPGDLNGDGKADMLARDTAGNLYRYLGTGKGTFAARTKAMIGLNAYKALF, from the coding sequence ATGGGCAGAACAGCCCGCCCGCAGCGCCGCCACCACCGTGGGGCAGCCGCGTTCGTCACCGCCTCGCTCGTCCTCGGCGCCGCCGCCGTGCTCCCGGCGGGCACGGCCCACGCCGCCGCCGCGCCGGCCCCGTGGTCGGGCGTGAAGAGCCTGTCCTCCGCGAACTCCGTGATGCGCGAGCTCGTGGTCGCGACCTCGGGCATCGCGGTCACCGCGTGGGACGAGTACGACGCCACCGCCGGGCTGTACCGCCTGTACGTGGCCGCCCGGCCCGCCGACAGCGACACCTGGGGCCCGCGCACGGAGCTGGGCACCTCCAAGATCACCGGGCGCGAGGTCAAGCTGCTGGCGCGCGCGGACGGATCCGTGCTCGCGCTGTGGACGGAGCGCCCCAACCAGCCGTCCGAGTACACCGGCACCAAGGAGACCCTGGTCCGGACCGCCACGCTGCCCGCAGGTGCCACCACCGGCTGGTCCGCGCCCTACGACCTGATCGGCCCGCAGCACGCGGGCGTGCAGATCTCCTCCGTGGACCTGGTCGAGGGCCCGGGCGGCCGGCTCGGCGCGACCTGGCTGTCGATCCCGACGATCCAGACGATGCGGGCCGAGGTCGTCGCCACCACCCGCGGCACCGACGGCACCTGGACGCCGGCGGGCGTGGTCAGCAACATCGCGCAGTACCCGGGCGCGGTCGCGTCCGCTCCGCAGATCACGCTGGACGCGAACGGCGGCGCGGTGGTCGCGTACACCATGAACGAGTCGGCGAACGCGACCGTCATGACGAACAGCCGGGCCGCGGAGACCGGTGCGTGGGGGACGCCGGCCCGCTTCACCACGCCCTCGACCGGCACCCGTGAGCCCACCCTGGCCACGGACCCCTTCGGCTGGACGTACATGGTGTGGAGGGACGCCGCGGGCACCTTCCAGATGACGCACCGCAGCTCGGCGGGGGCCGACTGGTCGCAGCCGCAGACGGTCGTCTCCGGGGTCGGCGACCCGCTGAAGACCCCGGAGCCGCTGCTCGCGCCCGACGGTGACATCAGCCTGGTGTGGTTCGACCGGAGTTCCGCCAACCGCGGCGTCCGCGCGGCGAGCTTCGAGTCGAGCAACGGCACGTGGGGCGGTCCGCAGAACCTGAACACCGCGTTCCCCAACCAGCAGATCGACGTGTCGATGGCCCGGGACGGCTCGGTCCACGTGGTGTGGCCGCAGTCCAGTCCCAGCTCGTCGATCACCGAGCTGTTGCACGCCGTGCGCGGCGGCAGCTCGTGGTCGGCCGCCAAGGAGCTCCCGGCCATCGGCAGCGGCGGCGACGGCGACGCCCTGCACGGTGAGATCGCCGCCGTGACCGCCGACAAGGTCACCGCCGTGTGGGACCCCCGGCACGCGGGCCAGTCCACGCGGGTCATCGTCGCGGCCCGCACCGCCTGGCCGAAGCTGGCCGTGGAGTACTCCCTCGTCCAGCCGACGGCGGACCTCAAGGGCTCCACGAGCACCAGCCTGGTGTGGCAGCCCACCTGGACGATGAACACCCCCGTCTCCTCGTGGACCCTGACCCTCACCGACCCGGCGGGCAAGACCCTGCGCACCCTGACCGGCGCGGCGGGCACCACCACCATCGCCGCGGCCTGGAACGGCCGTACGTCCTCGGGCACCCTGGCGCCCAACGGCCGGCACACCTGGACCCTGAAGGCCGTCCACGCCGGTTCGGGCGTCTCGTCCACCGTGGCGACCGGCCCCCTGTCGGTGACCGGCGGCGCGGCCGTCTTCCGTGACTTCGGCGGCCACAACGACGTCCCGGACGGCCTGGGCGACATCCTCACGCTGACGTCGACGGGCAAGCTCGAGTACCTGTACGGCCAGCTGCCCAAGGGCGATTTCGAGGTGGGCAAGTCCGGTACGGGCTGGTCCTCTTCCATCAAGGTCGTGCCGTTCGGGGACCTGACCGGGGACCGCTGCAACGACCTGCTGGTGCGTACGGGCGAGAGCCTGCGGCTGTACAAGCCGGCCTGCGGGGCGGCTCCGACGACGAACACGGCGTACACCGTGCTCGGCACCGCCGGGTGGGGGCAGTACGACGTGATGACGGCGGTCGGCGACGTCACCAAGGACGGCCGGCCGGACATGCTCGCCCGGACCGCAGCCACCGGCGCCGTGTACCTGTACAAGGGCACCGCCGAGGGCAAGCTGGCCGCCCGGGTGAAGCTGTTCGCGGACTGGCGCGGCTACAAGAAGGTCATCGGCACCGGCGACCTCAACGGCGACGGCGTGGGCGACCTGATCGCGCAGGACAAGTCGAACGAGCTGTGGCGCCTGGACGGCACCGGCGCGGGCACGTTCAAGACCCGGGTCAAGCTCGCCGACGACTGGGGTTCCTCGTACAACCTGCTGCTGGGCCCCGGCGACCTGAACGGCGACGGCAAGGCCGACATGCTCGCCCGCGACACGGCCGGGAACCTCTACCGGTACCTCGGCACGGGCAAGGGCACCTTCGCCGCCCGCACGAAGGCGATGATCGGCCTCAACGCGTACAAGGCGCTGTTCTAG
- a CDS encoding polysaccharide deacetylase family protein: MLASLSLAFGAAGSASAGVGLPPVVAQVPTSEKVVFITIDDGWFHDPEAARTLVDKRVPASLFLLPGATAYDTSYFTDLVHDGRATVENHTVNHPDLTTLDAAGKDAEVCGAGERLAAVFERTPKLLRPPYGAVNDDVRLAAKACGVKALVTWTHDFTTWGDAPPATPRLRAGDIVLLHFTPTLGADLKRALDAAKAAGLKPAALMPHLKAAGLV; this comes from the coding sequence ATGCTCGCGTCACTTTCGTTGGCGTTCGGGGCGGCTGGGTCCGCCTCGGCGGGGGTCGGGCTGCCGCCCGTCGTGGCGCAGGTGCCGACGTCGGAGAAGGTCGTGTTCATCACGATCGACGACGGCTGGTTCCACGACCCCGAGGCGGCCCGGACGCTCGTCGACAAGCGGGTGCCGGCGTCGCTCTTCCTGCTGCCGGGGGCGACCGCGTACGACACCTCGTACTTCACCGACCTCGTCCACGACGGCCGGGCCACGGTGGAGAACCACACCGTCAACCACCCCGACCTGACCACGCTCGACGCGGCCGGCAAGGACGCCGAGGTGTGCGGGGCCGGGGAGCGGCTGGCGGCCGTCTTCGAGCGGACGCCCAAGCTGCTGCGGCCGCCGTACGGGGCCGTCAACGACGACGTCCGGCTGGCCGCCAAGGCCTGCGGGGTGAAGGCGCTCGTCACCTGGACGCACGACTTCACGACGTGGGGCGACGCGCCGCCCGCGACCCCGCGGCTGCGGGCCGGCGACATCGTGCTGCTGCACTTCACTCCGACGCTGGGCGCCGACCTGAAGCGGGCCCTGGACGCGGCGAAGGCCGCGGGCCTGAAGCCCGCGGCCCTGATGCCGCACCTGAAGGCGGCCGGACTCGTCTGA
- a CDS encoding DUF3558 domain-containing protein: MQRKAVVLPGIAVVLAALVTGCSAGSGADGQQTDNKAGGTAAVAPPGKYRSLPEPCRSVGSKRLKEMLPASPALTTEQVEQLYAGKADPSYDADRRVGCRWKSETSDATRLLYVGYERVVSYDSAVSDDDRAREVYERQLEAAHLPVAAATTPPATGASGAPSSGAASAPTAATTSASGAPASGAPASGAPGSGAAGTPGGSPSSSTGPGAPPLGSRRLDNLADSAFLEDKLGAAGPTAQARTVRIVFRTSNVIVTVEYTVQPTQRGVTPDSEETQVSAQELAAGLAEEFED; this comes from the coding sequence GTGCAGCGGAAGGCAGTCGTCCTGCCGGGCATCGCGGTGGTGCTCGCGGCCCTCGTGACCGGTTGCAGTGCCGGTTCCGGGGCCGACGGGCAGCAGACCGACAACAAGGCCGGCGGCACCGCCGCCGTCGCGCCGCCCGGCAAGTACCGCAGCCTCCCCGAGCCCTGCCGTTCCGTCGGCTCCAAGCGGCTGAAGGAGATGCTCCCGGCGTCCCCGGCCCTCACCACCGAGCAGGTCGAGCAGCTGTACGCGGGCAAGGCGGACCCGTCGTACGACGCGGACCGGCGGGTCGGCTGCCGGTGGAAGTCGGAGACCTCCGACGCGACCCGGCTGCTGTACGTCGGCTACGAGCGGGTGGTCTCGTACGACTCGGCGGTCAGCGACGACGACCGGGCGCGGGAGGTGTACGAGCGCCAGCTGGAAGCCGCTCACCTGCCGGTCGCCGCGGCGACGACCCCGCCCGCGACGGGCGCTTCGGGGGCTCCCTCGTCGGGCGCGGCGTCCGCCCCGACCGCTGCGACGACATCGGCTTCGGGCGCCCCGGCCTCCGGCGCCCCGGCTTCGGGCGCGCCCGGCAGCGGGGCCGCCGGCACCCCCGGCGGCTCCCCGTCCTCTTCCACGGGTCCGGGCGCGCCCCCGCTCGGCTCGCGCCGTCTCGACAACCTCGCCGACTCCGCCTTCCTGGAGGACAAGCTCGGCGCGGCCGGTCCGACGGCTCAGGCGCGGACCGTCCGTATCGTGTTCCGCACATCCAATGTGATCGTCACCGTCGAGTACACCGTGCAGCCGACGCAGCGCGGGGTGACCCCGGACAGCGAGGAAACGCAGGTCAGCGCACAGGAGTTGGCGGCCGGGCTGGCCGAGGAGTTCGAGGACTGA
- a CDS encoding DUF2637 domain-containing protein, translating into MQLTRTHRILIGVVVAGAVVIAAIGFAGSYSAVRALALKKGFGDFSLVFPIGIDAGICVLLALDLLLTWIRIPFPLLRQTAWLLTAATIAFNGAAAWPDPLGVGMHAVIPVLFVVTVEAARHAVGRIADITADRHMEGVRITRWLLSPIPTFKLWRRMKLWELRSYEQAVGMEQDRLIYQARLQARYGRAWRRKAPVEALMPLRLARIGVPLAQTGPSGLAAAGIEPLLLPPAVPAGSEAPALAAAAAESPARQAPQSQQAPQALAQAGDHAQGAAGPESHQQAQAQSAAQDHGAAGFPAPEAAHGHPQPQGQIQAPAQPQPQAQAQGSPLAQPQQAGAHPFQQLPPQGQQPQQTGLQAMASAPVAAEPAPEPLAPTEMPGPHPSSWFAAHADPQVTREAAYAPQFVEGLEPTPVMAPAGPEDPQQPDIPYAAAPAAQPAQTELPIPGQRTDEGDLLDEASFFEAAYAVFRSYVEERNSFPNAEQLDIYLADLHGIHHPRSGSLLRSMLPALKQRHQTELEAEHIA; encoded by the coding sequence ATGCAGCTGACGCGTACGCACCGGATACTCATCGGCGTCGTGGTGGCCGGTGCGGTGGTGATCGCGGCCATCGGTTTCGCCGGGTCGTACTCCGCCGTGCGGGCGCTCGCGTTGAAGAAGGGCTTCGGGGACTTCTCGCTGGTCTTCCCGATCGGCATCGACGCGGGCATCTGCGTGCTGCTCGCGCTGGACCTGCTGCTGACGTGGATCCGGATCCCGTTCCCGCTGCTGCGTCAGACGGCGTGGCTGCTGACGGCCGCGACGATCGCGTTCAACGGTGCGGCGGCCTGGCCGGACCCGCTGGGCGTGGGCATGCACGCGGTGATCCCGGTGCTGTTCGTGGTCACGGTGGAGGCGGCCCGGCACGCGGTGGGCCGGATCGCGGACATCACCGCGGACCGGCACATGGAGGGCGTCCGCATCACCCGCTGGCTGCTCTCCCCGATCCCCACGTTCAAGCTGTGGCGGCGGATGAAGCTGTGGGAGCTGCGTTCGTACGAGCAGGCGGTCGGCATGGAGCAGGACCGGCTGATCTACCAGGCACGCCTTCAGGCCCGGTACGGGCGGGCGTGGCGGCGGAAGGCACCGGTGGAGGCGCTGATGCCGCTGCGGCTGGCGCGGATCGGTGTGCCGCTGGCGCAGACCGGGCCTTCGGGTCTGGCGGCGGCCGGCATCGAACCGCTGCTGCTGCCCCCGGCCGTGCCGGCGGGATCCGAGGCGCCCGCACTGGCGGCGGCCGCGGCGGAGTCCCCGGCCCGGCAGGCCCCGCAGTCCCAGCAGGCCCCGCAGGCTCTTGCGCAGGCCGGTGACCACGCGCAGGGCGCGGCCGGGCCCGAGTCCCACCAGCAGGCCCAGGCTCAGTCCGCGGCCCAGGATCACGGCGCGGCGGGCTTCCCGGCCCCCGAGGCCGCGCACGGCCACCCGCAGCCCCAGGGTCAGATCCAGGCCCCGGCCCAGCCCCAACCGCAGGCCCAGGCCCAGGGCTCGCCCCTGGCCCAGCCCCAGCAGGCGGGCGCCCACCCGTTCCAGCAGCTGCCGCCGCAGGGTCAGCAGCCGCAGCAGACCGGTCTCCAGGCCATGGCGTCCGCGCCCGTAGCCGCCGAGCCGGCGCCCGAGCCGCTCGCGCCGACGGAGATGCCCGGCCCGCACCCGAGTTCCTGGTTCGCGGCGCACGCGGATCCGCAGGTCACCCGTGAGGCGGCGTACGCACCGCAGTTCGTCGAGGGCCTGGAGCCGACCCCGGTGATGGCGCCGGCCGGTCCGGAGGACCCGCAGCAGCCGGACATCCCGTACGCCGCAGCGCCGGCCGCGCAGCCCGCACAGACCGAGCTGCCCATACCGGGGCAGCGTACGGACGAGGGCGACCTCCTGGACGAGGCGAGCTTCTTCGAGGCGGCGTACGCGGTGTTCCGCTCGTACGTGGAGGAGCGCAACAGCTTCCCGAACGCCGAGCAGCTGGACATATACCTGGCCGACCTGCACGGCATCCACCACCCGCGCAGCGGTTCCCTGCTGCGGTCGATGCTCCCGGCGCTGAAGCAGCGCCACCAGACGGAGCTGGAAGCCGAGCACATCGCGTAA
- a CDS encoding GNAT family N-acetyltransferase, with the protein MDTHVRLEPWGEDDFWLLERKNTPEMTAHLGGPETAEKLASRQRRYAAMSAGAPEAGRMFKVVLVETGETAGSVGYWPRVWDGEDVYETGWGVLPEFQGRGVAVAAARAVVAHVGALDAARAVHAFPSVDHAASNAVCRAAGFRLLGTTDFEYPPGHWHPTHNWRSTPPPP; encoded by the coding sequence ATGGACACACACGTACGACTTGAGCCCTGGGGAGAAGACGATTTCTGGCTCCTGGAGCGCAAGAACACGCCCGAGATGACCGCGCACCTCGGCGGCCCCGAAACCGCCGAGAAGCTGGCCTCCCGGCAGCGCCGGTACGCGGCCATGAGCGCGGGCGCGCCGGAGGCCGGGCGGATGTTCAAGGTCGTACTGGTGGAGACCGGCGAGACGGCCGGCTCGGTCGGATACTGGCCGCGGGTGTGGGACGGCGAGGACGTCTACGAGACCGGCTGGGGCGTGCTGCCCGAATTCCAGGGACGGGGGGTGGCGGTCGCCGCGGCCCGTGCGGTCGTCGCGCACGTGGGCGCGCTGGATGCGGCGCGGGCGGTCCACGCGTTTCCGTCGGTGGACCATGCCGCGTCCAACGCCGTCTGCCGGGCGGCCGGCTTCCGTCTCCTCGGCACCACCGACTTCGAATACCCCCCGGGCCACTGGCACCCCACCCACAACTGGCGCTCCACACCCCCGCCACCCTGA
- a CDS encoding Uma2 family endonuclease — translation MAVMQHETTIAEAADRLSRELPGHRVEILQGRLTATPPADGEHALSLTWLTERFYDAGAKKAGLRYVQNIGIWLPTGEDDFAVPDFSLVTADFLDHKVVKNCYAADVFRMVLEVTSSNWSDDIGVKVVSYAKADVPVYIIADRHHDEAVLCCDPRNGTYRVRRTYKRGTSITVPEYLGVSLELPVDLLLDGDAD, via the coding sequence ATGGCCGTGATGCAGCACGAGACCACGATCGCGGAGGCCGCCGATCGTCTCTCCAGGGAGCTTCCCGGACATCGCGTGGAGATTCTCCAGGGGAGGCTCACTGCGACACCACCGGCCGACGGCGAGCATGCACTGTCGCTCACGTGGCTGACTGAGCGCTTCTACGACGCCGGCGCGAAAAAGGCCGGCCTGCGCTACGTCCAGAACATCGGGATCTGGCTGCCCACCGGCGAGGACGACTTCGCAGTTCCGGACTTCTCGCTCGTCACCGCGGACTTCCTGGACCACAAGGTCGTGAAGAACTGCTACGCAGCAGACGTCTTCCGCATGGTTTTGGAAGTCACCTCGTCGAACTGGTCGGACGACATCGGCGTCAAGGTGGTGAGCTACGCGAAGGCCGACGTCCCCGTCTACATCATCGCCGACCGCCACCACGACGAGGCCGTCCTCTGCTGCGACCCCCGCAACGGCACGTACCGCGTCCGCAGGACTTACAAGCGAGGCACCTCGATCACCGTCCCCGAGTACCTCGGAGTATCACTGGAGCTCCCGGTGGACCTCCTCCTCGATGGGGACGCCGACTGA
- a CDS encoding RtcB family protein, with translation MSYVEVPGAEVPIRMWTDPSTVDDGAMRQLHNTATLPWIKGLAVMPDVHYGKGATVGSVIAMKDAVCPAAVGVDIGCGMTAVKTSLTANDLPGDLSRLRSKIEQAIPVGAGLHRDPVDPARLYAFPTAGWGGLWERFDYIADEVKFRRDRAAKQIGTLGGGNHFVEFCTDSSGSVWLMLHSGSRNIGKELADHHIGVAQKLPHNQGLVDRDLAVFIAQTPQMAAYRNDLFWAQEYAQYNRAIMMALFKEVVRKEFRKAKVQFEPEISCHHNYVAEERYDGMDLLVTRKGAIRAGSGEYGIIPGSMGTGSYIVKGLGNEKSFNSASHGAGRKMSRAAAKRNFSTRDLEAQTQGVECRKDSGVVDEIPGAYKSIEQVIDQQTDLVEVVAKLKQLICVKG, from the coding sequence ATGTCGTATGTAGAGGTACCGGGGGCGGAAGTCCCGATCCGGATGTGGACGGATCCGTCCACGGTGGACGACGGCGCCATGCGTCAGCTGCACAACACCGCGACCCTCCCGTGGATCAAGGGCCTGGCCGTCATGCCGGACGTCCACTACGGCAAGGGCGCGACGGTCGGCTCGGTCATCGCCATGAAGGACGCGGTCTGCCCGGCGGCGGTCGGCGTCGACATCGGCTGCGGCATGACGGCGGTCAAGACCTCCCTGACGGCGAACGACCTGCCGGGGGACCTGTCCCGCCTCCGCTCGAAGATCGAGCAGGCCATTCCGGTGGGCGCGGGCCTGCATCGCGACCCGGTGGATCCGGCGCGGCTGTACGCCTTCCCGACGGCGGGCTGGGGCGGGTTGTGGGAGCGGTTCGACTACATCGCGGACGAGGTGAAGTTCCGGCGGGACCGGGCCGCGAAGCAGATCGGAACGCTCGGTGGCGGCAATCATTTTGTTGAATTCTGTACGGACTCGTCCGGTTCCGTGTGGCTGATGCTGCACTCCGGGTCCCGGAACATCGGCAAGGAGCTGGCCGACCACCACATCGGGGTCGCGCAGAAGCTCCCGCACAACCAGGGGCTGGTCGACCGTGACCTCGCCGTCTTCATCGCGCAGACCCCGCAGATGGCGGCGTACCGCAACGACCTCTTCTGGGCGCAGGAGTACGCCCAGTACAACCGGGCGATCATGATGGCCCTGTTCAAGGAGGTCGTCCGGAAGGAGTTCCGGAAGGCGAAGGTGCAGTTCGAGCCGGAGATCAGCTGCCACCACAACTACGTGGCGGAGGAGCGGTACGACGGCATGGACCTGCTGGTCACCCGCAAGGGCGCGATCCGGGCGGGGAGTGGGGAGTACGGGATCATCCCGGGCTCCATGGGCACGGGTTCGTACATCGTGAAGGGTCTCGGCAACGAGAAGTCCTTCAACTCGGCCTCGCACGGCGCCGGCCGCAAGATGAGCCGGGCGGCCGCCAAGCGGAACTTCTCCACGCGCGACCTGGAAGCCCAGACGCAGGGCGTCGAGTGCCGCAAGGACTCGGGCGTGGTGGACGAGATCCCGGGCGCCTACAAGTCCATCGAGCAGGTCATCGACCAGCAGACCGACCTGGTCGAGGTCGTCGCCAAGCTCAAGCAGCTCATCTGCGTGAAGGGCTGA
- a CDS encoding DUF3558 family protein: MHRSASRLTRVLACAAVPVILVATGCSSDSGSDSGSGSGSSSGGGTSKDSSAASQTPTPKPTPTLEKAAFAKLPEPCKVVTQKTIEKLVAEAKDEDGTAAKSNDLSSRATCSWNGLDENGLKGSDYRWLAVSLARYDSHESLGSGNKRAEEQYTKQVDAAKATQGAKNLKVAPAAGIGNQATTLTYGVKKDVEFFNQTVVARTENVVITLDYNGAAYEGAKAPDVAELLADAIAAAKESVAAIAAANKTA; this comes from the coding sequence ATGCACCGTTCAGCCTCGCGCCTCACCCGCGTTCTCGCCTGCGCAGCCGTCCCGGTGATCCTTGTCGCCACCGGCTGCTCCTCCGACTCCGGCAGCGATTCCGGTTCGGGTTCGGGTTCGTCCTCGGGCGGCGGTACGTCCAAGGATTCCTCGGCGGCGTCGCAGACGCCGACCCCGAAGCCGACGCCGACCCTGGAGAAGGCGGCGTTCGCCAAGCTGCCCGAGCCCTGCAAGGTCGTCACGCAGAAGACGATCGAGAAGCTGGTCGCGGAGGCGAAGGACGAGGACGGTACGGCGGCCAAGTCGAACGACCTGTCCAGCCGTGCCACCTGTTCCTGGAACGGTCTCGACGAGAACGGTCTGAAGGGCTCGGACTACCGCTGGCTGGCGGTCTCGCTGGCCCGCTACGACTCGCACGAGTCCCTGGGCAGCGGCAACAAGCGCGCCGAGGAGCAGTACACGAAGCAGGTCGACGCGGCGAAGGCCACGCAGGGTGCGAAGAACCTGAAGGTCGCGCCCGCGGCGGGGATCGGCAACCAGGCGACGACGCTGACGTACGGCGTGAAGAAGGACGTGGAGTTCTTCAACCAGACGGTCGTGGCCCGTACCGAGAACGTGGTGATCACGCTCGACTACAACGGCGCCGCGTACGAGGGTGCGAAGGCTCCGGACGTGGCCGAGTTGCTCGCGGACGCGATCGCCGCGGCCAAGGAGTCGGTGGCCGCGATCGCGGCCGCCAACAAGACGGCCTAG
- a CDS encoding SDR family NAD(P)-dependent oxidoreductase yields MSSATAPARTAVVTGASSGIGAATARQLAAAGYHVVLTARRKDRIEALAEELTAAGHSASAHAVDVTDRAAVDALAASLDRFPTLTVLVNNAGGALGADPVATGDPADWRTMYEVNVLGTLHMTQALLPALVASGDGTVVVVSSTAGHSAYEGGAGYVAAKNGARVLAETLRLEIVGQPVRVIEIAPGMVKTEEFAKTRFRGDTEKAGKVYAGVAEPLTADDVADTVTWAVTRPSHVNIDLLVVRPRAQASNTKVHREL; encoded by the coding sequence ATGAGCAGCGCCACCGCCCCCGCCCGTACCGCCGTCGTCACCGGGGCGAGCAGCGGAATCGGCGCCGCGACCGCCCGGCAGCTCGCCGCCGCCGGCTACCACGTGGTCCTGACCGCCCGCCGCAAGGACCGCATCGAGGCCCTCGCCGAGGAGCTCACCGCGGCCGGCCACAGCGCCTCCGCGCACGCCGTCGACGTCACCGACCGGGCCGCCGTCGACGCCCTCGCCGCCTCCCTCGACCGCTTCCCCACCCTCACCGTGCTCGTCAACAACGCCGGCGGCGCGCTGGGCGCCGACCCCGTCGCCACCGGCGACCCCGCCGACTGGCGCACCATGTACGAGGTCAACGTCCTCGGCACCCTGCACATGACCCAGGCCCTGCTGCCCGCCCTCGTCGCGAGCGGCGACGGCACCGTCGTGGTCGTCTCCTCCACCGCCGGCCACTCCGCCTACGAGGGCGGCGCCGGCTACGTCGCCGCCAAGAACGGCGCCCGCGTCCTCGCCGAGACCCTCCGCCTGGAGATCGTCGGCCAGCCCGTCCGCGTCATCGAGATCGCCCCCGGCATGGTCAAGACCGAGGAGTTCGCGAAGACCCGCTTCCGCGGCGACACGGAGAAGGCCGGCAAGGTCTACGCGGGAGTGGCCGAGCCGCTCACGGCCGACGACGTCGCCGACACCGTCACCTGGGCCGTCACCCGGCCCTCCCACGTCAACATCGACCTGCTGGTGGTCCGCCCGCGCGCCCAGGCCTCCAACACCAAGGTCCACCGCGAGCTGTAG
- a CDS encoding Mut7-C RNAse domain-containing protein, translating into MNARPEIHLTLAPELRLFAAPDRRTAHARTVIDGTSSLGHVVESAGVPLTEVGRMLVDGHEVPVSHVPHGGESVEVLPVARPQHVPGAPLRFLLDVHLGTLARRLRLLGVDAAYESEDIGDPALATRSAAEQRVLLSRDRGLLRRREIFAGGYVYSDRPDEQLRDVLGRFAPELRPWTRCTACNGPLSRAAKDTVVDRIEDGTHRSYDVFAQCADCARVYWRGAHHARLERIVSEAVEEFGDTTTRTR; encoded by the coding sequence GTGAACGCCCGACCGGAAATCCACCTCACCCTCGCCCCCGAGCTACGCCTCTTCGCCGCCCCGGACCGCCGCACCGCCCACGCCCGCACCGTCATCGACGGCACCTCCAGCCTGGGCCACGTCGTCGAATCGGCCGGCGTCCCGCTCACCGAGGTCGGCCGCATGCTCGTCGACGGCCACGAGGTCCCCGTCTCCCACGTGCCCCACGGCGGCGAATCCGTCGAGGTCCTCCCCGTCGCCCGCCCGCAGCACGTCCCCGGCGCCCCGCTCCGGTTCCTCCTCGACGTCCACCTCGGCACCCTCGCCCGCCGGCTCCGCCTCCTCGGCGTGGACGCCGCGTACGAGAGCGAGGACATCGGCGACCCGGCCCTCGCCACCCGCTCGGCCGCCGAGCAGCGCGTACTGCTCTCCCGCGACCGCGGTCTCCTGCGCCGCCGCGAGATCTTCGCCGGCGGGTACGTCTACAGCGACCGCCCCGACGAGCAGCTCCGCGACGTACTCGGCCGGTTCGCCCCCGAGCTGCGCCCGTGGACCCGCTGCACCGCCTGCAACGGCCCGCTCAGCCGGGCCGCCAAGGACACCGTCGTCGACCGCATCGAGGACGGCACCCACCGCTCGTACGACGTCTTCGCCCAGTGCGCCGACTGCGCCCGCGTCTACTGGCGCGGCGCCCACCACGCCCGCCTGGAACGGATCGTCAGCGAAGCCGTCGAGGAGTTCGGCGACACCACGACCCGCACCCGCTGA